CGTGGCCCTTCATCGCCTGCGCGGCATTGCGCGCGATGTTCAGCACGACCTGGATCAGCTGTTCGCGATCGGCCGTCAGGTCGGGCAGGCTGGTGTCGTAGTCGCGTTCGACGGCAACCTCGGGAAACTCGGATGCGATCAGCAGGCGCACGCGTTCCAGTACTTCGTGGATGCTGACCGTGGTCACCTGCATCGCGCGATGCGAATGCAGCAGACGGTTCATCAGGTCCTGCAGCCGGTCGGATTCATTGATGATGACCTGCGTGTATTCACGCAGTTCGGGCCGGTCGAGTTCGCGCTCCAGCAGTTGTGCGGCGCCACGGATACCGCCGAGCGGATTCTTGATTTCGTGCGCGAGATTGCGGATCAGCTCGCGGTTGGCCTGTTGCTGCTGCAGCACCTGCTCTTCGCGCGCGATGCGCAGCTGCTGGTCGATCGGGCGGAATTCCAGCAGGATGCGTGCGTCTTCCGCATGCACCGGCGACACCGTGCAGTCGAGCTGCAGCGATCCGCCGATCTGCCTATCCACCGACAGATTGTGACCGGTGTAGCTCCAGTTGTTGGCGAGCGCGTTGTCGAGCGCGGTATCAAGACCGTGCATCGGGCCGATCAGCCGGTCGCAGTGCTTGCCGTGCAGTTTCGCCAGACTGGCGGCGAACAGGTTTTCAGCCGCCGGATTCAGGTAGACGATGTGCCGCTCGGCATCGAGCAGCGCCACCGCGCTCGCGAGCAGCTCCAGTCCGCTGAAGCGTTCGGACCATTCGCGGGAGGGGTGGCGGGACGACCTGCCGGGCTTGGATGCAGTCATGACCGCGATCCACGCAAGAAGCGCGCCAGCATTGCCTGCCGATCCATCGGCAGGCCGGCGAGTGCCCTGCGGTCAGGGCAGCTTGGACAGCTCCTTGCGCAGCGCATCGACATTGCGTTCATGCAGAGCCACATTGTCCTTGAGCCCCTGTATCCGGTCGAGATACTTCTGATAGTTGCGCTCGTTGCCCAGACGGACCGCTTCACCCTCGGTCAGCGCCTTGCGCGCCTCTTCGAGACTGCCGGTTTCGGTCGCCAGTTCGGCTTCGAGGATGCGCCTGCGTTCGGTATCGCGCGCCTTCTGCTGGTCGTTGCTGACGCTCGGAAAACCACCGGGATTGGCGGCCGGCTTGGGCGTGGCAGCCGCCGGGCCC
The sequence above is a segment of the Methyloversatilis sp. RAC08 genome. Coding sequences within it:
- the glnL gene encoding nitrogen regulation protein NR(II); the protein is MTASKPGRSSRHPSREWSERFSGLELLASAVALLDAERHIVYLNPAAENLFAASLAKLHGKHCDRLIGPMHGLDTALDNALANNWSYTGHNLSVDRQIGGSLQLDCTVSPVHAEDARILLEFRPIDQQLRIAREEQVLQQQQANRELIRNLAHEIKNPLGGIRGAAQLLERELDRPELREYTQVIINESDRLQDLMNRLLHSHRAMQVTTVSIHEVLERVRLLIASEFPEVAVERDYDTSLPDLTADREQLIQVVLNIARNAAQAMKGHGSIRLRTRAHRQATLVKRRHKLALELQVIDNGPGIPEDLVDRIFYPLVSGRDDGTGLGLTLAQSFVHQHHGTIEVQSRPGYTVFTILLPFKQGTSEKP
- a CDS encoding DUF4124 domain-containing protein, whose amino-acid sequence is MLQGLNRILIAAASLLAAAPATAEIYKCVDAEGHTTYTNEKSRASGCKVLASDVPVSSVPGPAAATPKPAANPGGFPSVSNDQQKARDTERRRILEAELATETGSLEEARKALTEGEAVRLGNERNYQKYLDRIQGLKDNVALHERNVDALRKELSKLP